A DNA window from Candidatus Eisenbacteria bacterium contains the following coding sequences:
- a CDS encoding helix-turn-helix domain-containing protein, translating into MQAVIRRARPRRGTPQATRERLVEAAARVFNRDGYHATDSNRLARAAGYAPGTFYKHFADKREIFLAVYDAWVTAEWAGIETELSRSTGGGVAARIVDGVLAHHRRWRTLRVSLLGLVGT; encoded by the coding sequence ATGCAGGCGGTCATCCGGCGCGCCCGGCCGCGGCGCGGCACGCCCCAGGCGACCCGCGAGCGCCTGGTCGAGGCGGCGGCACGTGTCTTCAACCGCGACGGCTACCACGCGACGGACTCGAACCGTCTCGCCCGGGCCGCGGGGTACGCGCCCGGCACCTTCTACAAGCACTTCGCCGACAAGCGGGAGATCTTCCTCGCCGTGTACGACGCATGGGTCACGGCCGAGTGGGCGGGGATCGAGACCGAGCTGTCGCGATCGACGGGCGGCGGCGTGGCGGCGCGCATCGTGGACGGCGTGCTGGCCCACCACCGCCGCTGGCGCACCCTGCGCGTGAGCCTGCTGGGGCTCGTGGGCACCGA
- a CDS encoding alpha/beta fold hydrolase — MTLTPLRAAAGATPPWRDVVVDGVRLAVDDGGTGPAVVCLHAIGHGAGDFRGFRERIGARHRVVAIDFPGQGRSGDDREPPTASRYAELTAGVLDALGIEQAVVVGNSIGGATAMRLAAARPERVRALVLENPGGLDPSDRLARAAIAAMVRFFDAGARGARWFPRAFAAYYRMILQRAAAAEQRRRIVASAFEIAPLLRDAWRGFGAPGADLRDLAAGLRIPVLFAWARRDQIIQLRRCRPAIARIPGARLECFPAGHAPHLETAAEFAAAVERFIG; from the coding sequence ATGACGCTCACTCCGCTTCGCGCCGCGGCCGGCGCGACGCCGCCCTGGCGCGACGTCGTCGTCGACGGCGTCCGGCTCGCCGTCGACGACGGCGGCACCGGCCCCGCCGTCGTCTGCCTGCACGCCATCGGGCACGGCGCGGGCGACTTCCGCGGGTTCCGCGAGCGGATCGGAGCGCGCCATCGCGTTGTCGCGATCGATTTCCCGGGCCAGGGCCGCTCGGGCGACGATCGCGAGCCGCCCACCGCGTCGCGCTACGCCGAGCTGACGGCCGGTGTGCTCGACGCGCTGGGCATCGAGCAGGCGGTCGTGGTCGGCAACTCGATCGGCGGCGCGACGGCGATGCGGCTCGCGGCCGCGCGCCCCGAGCGCGTGCGCGCGCTCGTCCTCGAGAATCCCGGCGGGCTCGATCCGAGCGACCGGCTCGCGCGCGCGGCGATCGCCGCGATGGTGCGCTTCTTCGACGCCGGCGCCCGCGGCGCACGCTGGTTCCCGCGCGCCTTCGCTGCGTACTACCGGATGATCCTCCAGCGGGCCGCCGCGGCCGAGCAGCGCCGCCGCATCGTCGCGTCGGCCTTCGAGATCGCGCCCCTCCTGCGCGACGCCTGGCGGGGCTTCGGTGCGCCCGGCGCGGACCTCCGCGACCTGGCGGCCGGGCTGCGCATTCCCGTGCTGTTCGCGTGGGCACGTCGGGACCAGATCATCCAGCTCAGGCGCTGCCGGCCCGCCATCGCACGCATTCCGGGGGCACGGCTCGAGTGCTTCCCCGCCGGCCACGCACCGCACCTGGAAACGGCCGCCGAGTTCGCGGCCGCCGTCGAGCGCTTCATCGGCTGA
- a CDS encoding class I SAM-dependent methyltransferase — protein sequence MAEFAVQPSDEPFDFRRQAATYGKFRRDYSGTLYDAIAARTGPAAGRAALDAGCGTGFVTRSLAARGWRSVGLDFSWPMLAEAHAAGPDRPLVRARGEALAIGSQRVGLVTCGTAFHWFAPKPALEEFARVLVPGGWVALFWRYPIPKQPHMAMVRDSLRDVDVVLPDAYEELRPHGSTPFAGSPLVDAVEERFRTTLEFTPQDFHGQVSTFESMRRFCGDRFAEFLDRLAERVARHPTIIREENEEFLYLARRPD from the coding sequence ATGGCCGAGTTCGCAGTTCAGCCGAGCGACGAGCCGTTCGACTTCCGCCGTCAGGCGGCGACCTACGGGAAATTCCGCCGCGACTACTCGGGCACGTTGTACGACGCCATCGCGGCGCGCACCGGACCCGCCGCCGGGCGCGCGGCCCTGGACGCCGGCTGCGGGACGGGCTTCGTCACACGCTCGCTCGCGGCGCGCGGCTGGCGCTCGGTGGGCCTCGACTTCTCATGGCCGATGCTCGCCGAGGCGCACGCGGCGGGACCCGATCGGCCGCTGGTACGCGCGCGCGGCGAGGCGCTCGCGATCGGCAGCCAGCGTGTAGGGCTCGTCACGTGCGGTACCGCGTTTCACTGGTTCGCTCCCAAGCCCGCGCTGGAGGAGTTCGCGCGCGTGCTGGTGCCGGGCGGCTGGGTCGCGCTGTTCTGGCGCTACCCGATCCCGAAGCAACCCCACATGGCGATGGTCCGCGACAGCCTGCGCGACGTCGACGTCGTGCTGCCCGACGCCTATGAGGAGCTCCGCCCCCACGGGTCGACCCCGTTCGCCGGCTCACCCCTCGTCGACGCCGTCGAGGAGCGCTTCCGGACGACGCTCGAGTTCACGCCGCAGGACTTCCACGGCCAGGTCTCCACGTTCGAGTCGATGCGGCGGTTCTGCGGCGATCGGTTCGCCGAGTTCCTGGATCGTCTCGCCGAGCGCGTCGCACGCCACCCCACGATCATCCGCGAAGAGAACGAGGAGTTCCTCTACCTCGCACGACGGCCGGACTAG
- a CDS encoding LLM class flavin-dependent oxidoreductase, with protein MKFDLLYELQMPKPHDERSEWRCFQEALEQIDLADRLGYDTVWEVEHHFLTEFAHSSAPEVFLAAVAQRTKNIRIGHGVTLLPYKFNHPIRVAERVATLDIVSNGRVEFGTGRSSQHEQAGFEIDPNESRDMWQESLEIIPRMWTESPFEYAGKYVKIPPRDVIPKPLQKPHPPIWAAATSPQTWELAGRNGIGILGLTIFVSVKQLEDRVRAYHAALKEAKPVGKFVNDKVGAFTIVHVAETREQAIANGGADAAINYLLYAFRVLGGFADPSGKGMQREYADLEIKSTPYRDLIAKEYPLIAKMQKGECTFEELDAEDMVIVGDVDHVARKVERYKKAGLDHFISLMQADRIPHPAVMKSIELFAQHVMPNFR; from the coding sequence ATGAAGTTCGACCTCCTCTACGAGCTCCAGATGCCGAAGCCGCACGACGAGCGCAGCGAGTGGCGCTGCTTCCAGGAGGCGCTCGAGCAGATCGACCTCGCCGACCGCCTCGGCTACGACACGGTGTGGGAGGTCGAGCACCACTTCCTGACGGAGTTCGCGCACTCCTCCGCGCCCGAGGTGTTCCTGGCCGCCGTCGCGCAGCGCACGAAGAACATCCGCATCGGCCACGGCGTGACGCTGCTGCCGTACAAGTTCAACCACCCGATCCGCGTCGCCGAGCGCGTGGCCACGCTCGACATCGTCTCGAACGGCCGGGTCGAGTTCGGCACGGGCCGCTCGAGCCAGCACGAGCAGGCGGGTTTCGAGATCGACCCCAACGAGTCGCGCGACATGTGGCAGGAATCGCTCGAGATCATCCCGCGCATGTGGACCGAGTCGCCGTTCGAGTACGCGGGCAAGTACGTGAAGATCCCACCGCGCGACGTGATCCCGAAGCCGCTCCAGAAGCCGCACCCGCCCATCTGGGCGGCGGCCACCAGCCCGCAGACCTGGGAGCTCGCGGGCCGCAACGGCATCGGCATCCTCGGCCTCACGATCTTCGTCAGCGTGAAGCAGCTCGAAGATCGCGTGCGCGCCTACCACGCGGCGCTGAAGGAGGCGAAGCCGGTCGGGAAGTTCGTGAACGACAAGGTGGGCGCGTTCACGATCGTGCACGTGGCGGAAACCAGGGAGCAGGCGATCGCGAACGGCGGCGCCGACGCGGCCATCAACTACCTGCTCTATGCCTTCCGCGTGCTCGGCGGCTTCGCCGACCCGAGCGGCAAGGGCATGCAGCGCGAGTACGCCGACCTCGAGATCAAGAGCACGCCGTACCGCGACCTGATCGCGAAGGAGTACCCGCTCATCGCCAAGATGCAGAAGGGCGAGTGCACCTTCGAGGAGCTCGACGCCGAGGACATGGTGATCGTCGGCGATGTCGACCACGTGGCGCGCAAGGTCGAGCGCTACAAGAAGGCCGGCCTCGACCACTTCATCTCGCTCATGCAGGCCGACCGCATTCCGCACCCGGCGGTGATGAAGTCGATCGAGCTGTTCGCGCAGCACGTGATGCCGAACTTCCGGTGA
- a CDS encoding DUF2238 domain-containing protein produces MSLRAACLAGVVAVLVWSGIRPADRVTWWLEVAPVLIGLPILVATRARFPLTPLLAVLLAIHAAILCVGGHWTYAEVPLGFWMERWFGFARNHYDRIGHFAQGFVPAILAREVLVRTSPLAGSRWLPFLVVCVCLAGSAFYELFEWWTSVLTAGGATAFLGTQGDPWDTQWDMLFALVGACTALLTLSGEHDRELSAL; encoded by the coding sequence GTGAGCCTTCGCGCCGCCTGCCTCGCCGGCGTCGTGGCGGTCCTCGTGTGGTCGGGCATCCGTCCGGCGGACCGGGTCACGTGGTGGCTCGAGGTGGCACCGGTGCTGATCGGGTTGCCCATCCTCGTCGCAACGCGCGCGCGCTTTCCCCTGACGCCGCTCCTCGCCGTGCTGCTGGCGATTCACGCCGCGATCCTGTGTGTCGGCGGGCACTGGACGTACGCCGAGGTGCCGCTCGGATTCTGGATGGAGCGCTGGTTCGGATTTGCGCGCAACCACTACGATCGCATCGGACACTTCGCGCAGGGCTTCGTCCCGGCGATCCTCGCGCGCGAGGTGCTCGTGCGGACCTCGCCGCTCGCGGGGAGCCGGTGGCTGCCGTTCCTCGTCGTGTGCGTCTGTCTCGCGGGCAGCGCGTTCTACGAGTTGTTCGAATGGTGGACGTCGGTCCTGACGGCCGGCGGAGCCACGGCATTCCTCGGCACGCAGGGCGACCCGTGGGACACGCAGTGGGACATGCTCTTCGCGCTCGTCGGGGCCTGTACGGCGCTCCTGACGTTGTCCGGGGAGCACGATCGGGAGCTGTCGGCGCTCTGA